TCAGTGGATTTTCTGGAATAGTTGCCATAAAGAGATTCTTATATCCGGGGGATGAAAGAGTTAGGGCCTTAGAATGCCACGACAGCCGTCAACTGTTAACTATTGTTGGCCACGCGCCTCCGCCACCCTGTGGATAACTTTGTTAGTATTTAAAATGGCCGGGAGGATCAAATTCGACATAAAATCATACGCCTTCAAACAAATCCTTTTAAATCATCACGTTAAACAATTACCTCAAAATAGATCCTCGATCCTAAAATGATCATTAATTGTGGAAAAAGTTAACAGATCGATCTGAAATAAGCATATCTTAGAGCAGACAGCGGCAAAATTGATGATAAAGGAGACCAGCATGAAGAAAATAGCAGTTATTTTGAGCGGCTCAGGCGTCTTTGACGGTGCAGAAATCCACGAATCCGTCCTGGCGCTCCTCGCCATTGAACAAGCCGGTGCCAGCTGGCACTGCTTCGCACCGAATATCTCTCAGCACCATGTGATTAACCATATCAGCGGAGAAGAGATGCCGGAGACCCGCAACGTGCTGGTCGAAGCGGCCCGGATCGCCCGCGGCAACATCGATGATATCGTCAACCTCAGGGCCGTCGACTATGATGCCCTGCTGCTGCCGGGCGGGTTCGGGGTCGCCAAGAACCTGTCTGATTTTGCCCTGGCCGGTGCCAAGTGCCAGGTCAACAGCGAGGTCAAGCGGGTATGCCAGGAGTTTGACCGGGAAGAAAAACCGGCAGCCTATCTCTGCATTGCCCCGACATTGATCCCGACGATCTACGGCGAAGGTGCCCGGGGGACGATCGGCAACGATCCGGACACCGCCAACGCCTTTACCAAGATGGGCGGCGAGCATGTGATCTGCCCTGTGGATGACTATGTGCTGGATCAACAGCGGAAGATCCTCACCACTCCGGCCTATATGCTAGCCGGCAGCATTTCGGAAGCCGCAAGCGGGATCAATAAACTGGTGAAAGAGCTGGTCAAACTGGCGTAAGCAGGCAACGCGGATCCGGATTTAATTTTCCGGGTCCCCAGAAAAGAAAAGGCGGCGCTCCTTGTGGTTGGTCGTCCAACCGGATGCGCCGCTCAGCAGAATTGGTGATTGGTTCTCAGCCCTACACTAAAAACCCAACCGTCGCTGAAGTACACTGGAAGCAATGTGAGCAATGTCGTGCCTTCAAACAAGAGAGCGTTTGTCCTTCCCTCTCGCTGAGTGCAAGTTAATAATAACCATTCTCATTTAAGTTGCAAGCTTTTTATTGAGAATTATTGTCATTTATTTCGATCATTCACCATATCCCGGCTGACACATTGCAACATCAATCGCTAACCATCTGATACAGAAAGATCTTTCACAAAGTGAATGCGGTAATCTTCCAGCCCGTCTTTTTTCTCAAGATGTTCGATTTGATAGCCGTTGCGGAGCAATAGCCGCAGCATGGCCGAAAAACGGTTGCGGGATTTCACCCGTACTTCGACATAGCCCTGCTCACG
Above is a window of Photobacterium sp. TY1-4 DNA encoding:
- the elbB gene encoding isoprenoid biosynthesis glyoxalase ElbB, producing the protein MKKIAVILSGSGVFDGAEIHESVLALLAIEQAGASWHCFAPNISQHHVINHISGEEMPETRNVLVEAARIARGNIDDIVNLRAVDYDALLLPGGFGVAKNLSDFALAGAKCQVNSEVKRVCQEFDREEKPAAYLCIAPTLIPTIYGEGARGTIGNDPDTANAFTKMGGEHVICPVDDYVLDQQRKILTTPAYMLAGSISEAASGINKLVKELVKLA